DNA from Pseudomonas putida:
CTGGGCGCAGGACCTGGGTATCGCCGGCTTCCCGACCCTGTTGGCCGAGCGCAACGGCCAACTGGCCTTGCTGACCAACGGCTATCAGCCGCTGGAGCGCCTGCAACCCTTGCTCGGCCGTTGGCTGCAGCAGGCTGCCTGTGCTTGATGTGCCTGGGTCACCCGACCCGGTGCCGGGCAAGCCATACAGTGCGGCCGATCGACTGAGCTGGGCGGAAATCCGCCGCCTGGCCCTGCATCACAAGAAAAACCTCTGGTCTGCCAACCTCATCGCTGTGCTGGCGGCATGCTGCAGTGTGCCCATTCCGCTGCTGCTGCCGTTGCTGGTGGATGAGGTGCTGCTCGGCCATGGTGATGCCGCGTTGAAGTGGATGAACCACCTGCTGCCGTCCAGCTGGCAGGTGGCCGCCGGCTACATTGGCCTGATGCTGGCACTCACCCTGTGCCTGCGCCTGGCTGCGCTGGCGTTCAACGTGATTCAGGCCAAGCTGTTCGCCGGCTTGGCCAAGGATATCGTCTACCGCCTGCGCATTCGCCTGATCGAGCGGCTCAAGCGTATTTCGCTGAAGGAATACGAAAGCCTGGGCAGCGGCACGGTGACCACCCACCTGGTCACCGACCTGGACACCCTCGACAAGTTCGTCGGCGAAACCCTCAGCCGCTTCCTGGTGGCCATGCTGACCCTGACCGGCACGGCAGCCATCCTGATCTGGATGCACTGGCAACTGGCCTTGCTGATCTTGCTGTTCAACCCGCTGGTGATCTACTTCACCGTGCAGTTGGGCAAGCGGGTAAAACACCTGAAAAAGCTCGAAAACGACAGCACCGCGCGCTTTACCCAGGCACTGGCGGAAACCCTCGATGCCATCCAGGAAATCCGCGCGGGCAACCGCCAGGGCTATTTCCTTGGCCGGTTGGGCTTGCGTGCCCGTGAGGTGCGCGACTACGCCGTGGACTCTCAATGGAAAAGCGACGCCAGTGGCCGTGCCAGTGGCCTGCTGTTCCAGTTCGGCATCGACATCTTCCGCGCCGCGGCGATGCTTACCGTGTTGTTTTCAGACTTGTCGATCGGCCAGATGCTGGCGGTGTTCAGCTACCTGTGGTTCATGATCGGCCCGGTGGAGCAACTGCTCAACCTGCAATATGCCTATTACGCCGCCGGTGGTGCGCTGAGCCGCCTCAACGAGCTACTGGCGCGTGACGACGAGCCGCAGTACCCCGCCGCCAGCGACCCGTTCGCCGGTCGCCAGACCGTGGGTATCGAAGTGCGCGACCTGCGCTTTGCCTATGCCGACGAGCCGGTGCTGGAGCATCTCGACCTGTCGATTGCCCCAGGCGAGAAGGTGGCGATTGTCGGTGCCAGCGGCGGCGGCAAGAGCACCCTGGTGCAACTGCTGTTGGGCCTTTACAGCGCCCAGGCCGGAACCATCCGCTTCGGCGGGGCCAGCTTGCAGGAAATCGGCCTTGAAACCCTGCGCGAGAACGTCGCGGTGGTGTTGCAGCACCCGTCACTGTTCAACGACAGCGTGCGTGCCAACCTGACCATGGGCCGTGATTGCAGTGACGATGCCTGCTGGCAGGCGCTGCACATTGCTCAACTGGATGCCACCATCGCTGCCTTGCCCCAGGGCCTGGACAGTGTGCTGGGGCGTTCTGGGGTGCGCTTGTCTGGCGGCCAGCGGCAGCGCCTGGCGATTGCCCGCATGGTGCTGGCCGAGCCCAAGGTGGTTATCCTCGACGAGGCCACATCGGCCCTGGATGCCGCCACCGAGTACAACCTGCATCAGGCCCTGGCGCGCTTCCTCAGCGGCCGCACCACGCTGATCATCGCCCACCGGCTTTCGGCGGTGAAGCAGGCTGATCGAGTACTGGTGTTCGATAGTGGGCATGTGGCTGAAGATGGCGACCACCAGCAGCTGATTGCCGAAGGCGGGTTGTATGCCAAGCTGTATGGGCACCTGCAGCAGAGCTGAATTTCAGGATGTACAAATCCCCCGATTCCCTGTCATAAAAATCCCCTCCACAACGATGGCAAATGGCCTACGCTGTGCTTGTCTGGGTTGATTTGCGCCTTATCTGCTCTGTGACAGGGACTCCATGAAGGGACATCGCACTCTAGAAGCGCCAAAGTTGCTCGGTATCACCTGGCCCTTCATCGCCGTTGTGGTCCTCCAGGTGGCGTTGGGCAGCCTCAGCCTTTATACGCTCTCGGCCGTGCGCGCGTATGTCGCGGGCGAAAGCCTGTGGTCCAAGGCGCAGAAAGACGCCATCTACTACCTCAACCTGTACGCTGAAACACGCGACGACAGCACCTACCAGCGTTATCGCCAGGCCATTACCGTACCTCAGGGCGACCATCAGTTGCGCGAGGTGCTCGACCGTCCCAACCCTGATCTGGAGGCCGCGCGCCAGGCAGTGCTGCAAGGGGGCAACCACCCTGACGATGTCGAGCGGATCATCTGGTTCTACCGCAATTTCCGCAACGTCAGCTACATGCAGACGGCCATCGACTACTGGGATGTCGGCGACGATTACCTGGCCAAGCTGGATGTGCTGGCTGGCGAGATGCGCCAGCGCTTGAGCAGTGGCCCGGTTGATGCCGGCACGGTCAGCGACTGGAAGGCGCGTATCGTCACCATCAACGAAGGGGTCACGCCTGCGGCCAAAGCGTTCAGAGATGCCTTGGGCGAAGGCTCGCGCATGTTGCTGCGGGTGCTGCTGATCACTAACCTGCTGACGGCAATGGTGCTGATTACCATTGCCTGGCGCCGATCCAGCAAGCTGCTGGCTCAGCGCCAGGCATTTGCCAGCGCCCTGCAGGAAGAAAAAGAGCGGGCGCAGATCACGTTGCAAGCCATCGGTGATGCGGTGATCACCACCGATGTGGAGGGCAGTATCGGCTACATGAACCCGGCCGCCGAGCAATTGACTCACTGGCAAGCCAGCCAGGCGCTGGGCCTGCCGCTGTCGGCAATGTTCAGCCTGGTTGACGAACAGGCCGAGGAGGAGGGTCGCAGCCTGGTCGAGCAGGTGCTCAGTGGCAGTCTCAAGGGCGGCGCGGAACACGCCAGGTTGATTCAGCGGCTGGACGGCAGCACCGTGTCAATCAACCTGGTCGGTTCGCCTATCGTCAGTGACGGCCAGGTCAGCGGTATCGTACTGGTGCTGCACGACATGACCCAGGAGCGGCAGTACATCGCCAACCTGTCCTGGCAGGCCACCCACGATGCGCTGACTGGGCTGGCCAACCGCCGCGAGTTCGAATACCGCCTGGAGCAGGCGCTCAACGGCCTGGCGCGCCAGGCCGGGCGGCACTCGCTGATGTTCCTCGACCTCGACCAGTTCAAGCTGGTCAACGACACTTGCGGCCATGCGGCTGGCGATGAGCTGTTGCGGCACATTTGCGCCGTACTGCAGTCCGGCCTGCGCGAAGGCGATACCTTGGCGCGGCTGGGTGGCGACGAATTTGGCGTGTTGCTGGAAAACTGCCCGCCCGATCAGGCCGAGCGCATCGCCGAGCAATTGCGCCAGATGGTGCAGAGCCTGCACTTCGTGTGGAAAGGGCGGCCGTTCGTCACCACGGTCAGCATCGGGCTGGTGCACATGGCCCAGGCCCCGGGCACGCTGGAGGCTTCGCTGCGCGCTGCCGACATGGCGTGCTACATGGCCAAGGAGAAGGGGCGCAACCGTGTGCAGGTGTACCATGCCGATGACAGCGAACTGTCCATGCGCTTCGGCGAAATGGCCTGGATCCAGCGCTTGCATGTGGCTTTGGAAGAAAACCGCTTCTGCCTGTATGCCCAGGAAATCGCCCCGCTGAAAAGCTTCGAAGGCCCGGGGCACATCGAGATTCTGCTGCGCCTGCACGACGAAAGCGGCCGTACCATCCTGCCCAGCAGCTTTATCCCGGCGGCCGAACGCTACGGCCTGATGACCGCGCTTGACCGTTGGGTGGTGCGCAATGTGTTTCTGGTCATACGCCAGTGCCTGGACGAAGGGCGCGAAGGGCCGTTGTCGATCTGTGCGATCAACCTGTCGGGGTCGAGCATCGGCGACGACAAGTTTCTCGAATACCTGCAGCGGTTGTTCGTCGAGTACGCCATCCCGCCGCGAATGATCTGCTTTGAAATTACCGAAACCAGTGCCATCGCCAACCTGGGCAGCGCCATCCGTTTCATCAACGAGTTGAAGGGGCTGGGTTGCCGCTTTTCGCTCGATGATTTCTGCGCTGGCATGTCCTCGTTCGCCTATCTCAAGCATTTGCCCGTGGATTACCTGAAGATTGACGGCAGTTTCGTCAAGGACATGCTCGACGACCCGGTCAACCGGGCCATGGTCGAGGTCATCAACCATATCGGCCATGTGATGGGTAAGCGCACCATTGCCGAGTTCGTCGAAACACCCTTGATCGAGCAGGCCTTGCAGGAAATTGGCGTGGATTACGCCCAGGGCTACCTGATCGAACGCCCCCAGGTGTTCACCTGTGACAGTCTGCAGCGCCAACGGATCGCCGCCCGGCCTCTGTTGCAGCGGGCACCTGGCACGTTTCGCTAGCTAGAAATCACAAGGATCAAGGAGCTGAAAGTGATTGATGCATTCGTACGTATCGGGCCTTTGATGGACCCGCCAGTTACCCCCAATGGGCCCAGCAACTGATTGAAGACTGCCGCGAGAGCAAGCGTCGGGTGGTGGAGCATGAGTTCTATGCGCGTCTGCGCGATGGCCAGCTGAAACAATCGACCATCCGCCAGTACTTGATCGGTGGCTGGCCGGTGGTGGAGCAGTTTTCGCTGTACATGGCGCATAACCTGACCAAGACCCGCTACGGCCGGCACCAGGGCGAGGACATGGCC
Protein-coding regions in this window:
- a CDS encoding ABC transporter ATP-binding protein, which produces MLDVPGSPDPVPGKPYSAADRLSWAEIRRLALHHKKNLWSANLIAVLAACCSVPIPLLLPLLVDEVLLGHGDAALKWMNHLLPSSWQVAAGYIGLMLALTLCLRLAALAFNVIQAKLFAGLAKDIVYRLRIRLIERLKRISLKEYESLGSGTVTTHLVTDLDTLDKFVGETLSRFLVAMLTLTGTAAILIWMHWQLALLILLFNPLVIYFTVQLGKRVKHLKKLENDSTARFTQALAETLDAIQEIRAGNRQGYFLGRLGLRAREVRDYAVDSQWKSDASGRASGLLFQFGIDIFRAAAMLTVLFSDLSIGQMLAVFSYLWFMIGPVEQLLNLQYAYYAAGGALSRLNELLARDDEPQYPAASDPFAGRQTVGIEVRDLRFAYADEPVLEHLDLSIAPGEKVAIVGASGGGKSTLVQLLLGLYSAQAGTIRFGGASLQEIGLETLRENVAVVLQHPSLFNDSVRANLTMGRDCSDDACWQALHIAQLDATIAALPQGLDSVLGRSGVRLSGGQRQRLAIARMVLAEPKVVILDEATSALDAATEYNLHQALARFLSGRTTLIIAHRLSAVKQADRVLVFDSGHVAEDGDHQQLIAEGGLYAKLYGHLQQS
- a CDS encoding EAL domain-containing protein; protein product: MKGHRTLEAPKLLGITWPFIAVVVLQVALGSLSLYTLSAVRAYVAGESLWSKAQKDAIYYLNLYAETRDDSTYQRYRQAITVPQGDHQLREVLDRPNPDLEAARQAVLQGGNHPDDVERIIWFYRNFRNVSYMQTAIDYWDVGDDYLAKLDVLAGEMRQRLSSGPVDAGTVSDWKARIVTINEGVTPAAKAFRDALGEGSRMLLRVLLITNLLTAMVLITIAWRRSSKLLAQRQAFASALQEEKERAQITLQAIGDAVITTDVEGSIGYMNPAAEQLTHWQASQALGLPLSAMFSLVDEQAEEEGRSLVEQVLSGSLKGGAEHARLIQRLDGSTVSINLVGSPIVSDGQVSGIVLVLHDMTQERQYIANLSWQATHDALTGLANRREFEYRLEQALNGLARQAGRHSLMFLDLDQFKLVNDTCGHAAGDELLRHICAVLQSGLREGDTLARLGGDEFGVLLENCPPDQAERIAEQLRQMVQSLHFVWKGRPFVTTVSIGLVHMAQAPGTLEASLRAADMACYMAKEKGRNRVQVYHADDSELSMRFGEMAWIQRLHVALEENRFCLYAQEIAPLKSFEGPGHIEILLRLHDESGRTILPSSFIPAAERYGLMTALDRWVVRNVFLVIRQCLDEGREGPLSICAINLSGSSIGDDKFLEYLQRLFVEYAIPPRMICFEITETSAIANLGSAIRFINELKGLGCRFSLDDFCAGMSSFAYLKHLPVDYLKIDGSFVKDMLDDPVNRAMVEVINHIGHVMGKRTIAEFVETPLIEQALQEIGVDYAQGYLIERPQVFTCDSLQRQRIAARPLLQRAPGTFR